A single window of Sparus aurata chromosome 22, fSpaAur1.1, whole genome shotgun sequence DNA harbors:
- the lyrm2 gene encoding LYR motif-containing protein 2 isoform X2, which translates to MELMFLQRQKILGIYRNMLRTIRQVPDEADKKYLRDWARDEFKRNKGATDQDVIRMMVTQANNHLEELQKTLALARS; encoded by the exons ATGGAGTTGATG TTTTTACAGAGGCAGAAGATTTTGGGGATTTACAGAAACATGCTGAGGACCATACGGCAGGTACCCGACGAGGCAGACAAGAAGTACCTTAGAGACTGGGCAAGAGATGAGTTCAAGAGAAATAAGGGCGCCACAGATCAG GATGTCATCCGTATGATGGTCACACAAGCTAACAACCATCTAGAGGAGCTTCAGAAGACTCTGGCATTGGCCAGGAGTTAA
- the lyrm2 gene encoding LYR motif-containing protein 2 isoform X1, whose amino-acid sequence MAVSRLPHAALSLKQFLQRQKILGIYRNMLRTIRQVPDEADKKYLRDWARDEFKRNKGATDQDVIRMMVTQANNHLEELQKTLALARS is encoded by the exons ATGGCAGTTTCAAGGTTACCGCATGCGGCGCTTTCTTTAAAACAG TTTTTACAGAGGCAGAAGATTTTGGGGATTTACAGAAACATGCTGAGGACCATACGGCAGGTACCCGACGAGGCAGACAAGAAGTACCTTAGAGACTGGGCAAGAGATGAGTTCAAGAGAAATAAGGGCGCCACAGATCAG GATGTCATCCGTATGATGGTCACACAAGCTAACAACCATCTAGAGGAGCTTCAGAAGACTCTGGCATTGGCCAGGAGTTAA